One Owenweeksia hongkongensis DSM 17368 genomic region harbors:
- a CDS encoding VOC family protein: protein MGSVTSSKGKAPGRLKDFISWFEIPAVNFQNAVNFYNHIYGIEMETHFSVEHSMAWFPANRGIGGAIVSGPGSTPSEKGPLVYLNGGADLNTVLNRVEEAGGRVVLPKTLINEESGYFAIFIDSEGNKLALHSKN, encoded by the coding sequence ATGGGATCAGTTACTTCAAGTAAAGGAAAGGCACCGGGCCGGTTGAAGGACTTTATAAGTTGGTTTGAAATACCAGCCGTCAATTTTCAAAATGCGGTTAATTTTTACAATCATATCTATGGAATAGAAATGGAAACTCATTTTTCCGTGGAGCATTCTATGGCCTGGTTTCCCGCAAATAGAGGTATTGGAGGGGCCATTGTGAGTGGTCCCGGCTCTACCCCAAGCGAAAAAGGTCCTTTGGTTTACTTAAATGGAGGAGCGGATCTTAATACGGTGCTCAACCGTGTAGAAGAAGCTGGCGGGCGCGTGGTTTTACCCAAAACTTTAATCAATGAAGAATCTGGCTATTTTGCTATCTTCATAGACTCTGAAGGGAATAAACTCGCGCTACACTCAAAAAACTAA